Proteins encoded in a region of the Prunus persica cultivar Lovell chromosome G4, Prunus_persica_NCBIv2, whole genome shotgun sequence genome:
- the LOC18780687 gene encoding uncharacterized protein LOC18780687 isoform X2, which translates to MGCRNREFTDDETVSSSSLSEALLFATMCIIGLPVDVHVKDGSVYSGIFYTASVENEYGIVLKKARMTKKGKSDANVGNGTLIDTLVILSGDLVQVVAKGVLLPAADIAGNMAGDETEAVTGTVPSDVCIKNDAKKPIESAINKKKLNGVRGAMQNGNGLAHGVTFTGAGKEHEGRNLPLKHGGNTMEVEHGKGEGMNLSECKMLLQADKVNDKKMTSKRLPSGVSCDPVTVIVNSDNQCCERTTSADISSDVVSSGVSTSFNPAADASCRRLVATSTEMVHPQGPEFNRSAKEFKLNPGAKTFSPSFTKPITSTPPSVPTVVSMGYIPNNSPMVAVPAAQPEVGSNPFPSRSSVPVKVVQYNNFTNGHGGSGSQFSQPIVGHVGSRVQTLRYPVQAGPTYVHPNSQAVMVGRFGQVVYMHPVSQDLVQGATAMSPLPARPVLTPHQVQFPKHQGPAAAQAFQLCAPPPFMATGQQPFPIAKTHPLFATSLPF; encoded by the exons atgggTTGCAGAAACAGAGAGTTCACAGACGACGAGActgtctcttcttcttcattaagTGAGGCCTTGCTTTTTGCCACCATGTGCATCATTGGTCTCCCAGTCGATGTTCACGTCAAGGACGGCTCTGTCTATTCTGGAATATTCTACACCGCCTCTGTGGAGAACGAATACG GTATTGTTCTGAAGAAAGCAAGGATGACTAAAAAGGGAAAGAGTGATGCTAATGTAGGAAATGGGACATTGATTGACACTCTAGTAATTCTCTCAGGTGACCTTGTTCAAGTTGTTGCTAAG GGAGTTTTGCTTCCAGCGGCTGATATTGCTGGAAATATGGCTGGTGACGAAACTGAAGCTGTTACGGGTACTGTTCCTTCTGATGTTTGTATAAAGAATGATGCGAAGAAGCCAATTGAGTCTGccataaataagaagaaattgaACGGTGTCAG GGGCGCAATGCAAAATGGCAATGGACTTGCTCATGGCGTCACCTTCACAGGAGCTGGAAAGGAACATGAAGGGAGGAATTTGCCACTGAAACATGGTGGGAATACCATGGAAGTTGAACATGGGAAAGGTGAAGGGATGAACTTATCAGAG TGCAAAATGCTTCTGCAGGCTGATAAAGTTAATGATAAAAAGATGACATCAAAGCGATTGCCTTCCGGAGTATCTTGTGATCCTGTTACTGTAATTGTTAATTCAGACAATCAATGCTGTGAAAGGACAACTTCAGCAGACATTTCTTCTGATGTTGTTTCTTCAGGTGTCTCAACTTCATTTAATCCAGCTGCAGATGCTTCTTGTCGACGTTTGGTGGCAACATCAACTGAAATGGTCCATCCTCAGGGTCCAGAATTTAATAGAAGTGCCAAG GAATTTAAGCTCAACCCAGGAGCAAAAACATTCTCTCCATCTTTTACAAAGCCCATAACATCAACCCCTCCTTCGGTGCCAACAGTGGTGAGCATGGGTTATATACCAAACAACTCCCCCATGGTAGCTGTTCCTGCTGCTCAGCCAGAAGTCGGATCAAATCCTTTCCCATCTCGTTCATCTGTGCCTGTTAAGGTGGTCCAGTACAATAATTTCACCAATGGACATGGTGGCAGTGGTTCTCAATTTTCACAACCT ATTGTTGGACACGTGGGAAGCAGGGTGCAGACGCTTAGGTATCCTGTTCAGGCTGGACCTACCTATGTGCATCCAAATTCTCAAGCT GTTATGGTTGGACGGTTCGGGCAGGTTGTATACATGCATCCAGTTTCTCAA GATTTGGTTCAGGGTGCAACGGCTATGTCACCACTGCCTGCTCGTCCTGTGTTGACCCCACATCAGGTCCAGTTTCCGAAGCACCAAG GACCTGCAGCAGCCCAAGCTTTTCAGCTGTGTGCGCCTCCGCCGTTCATGGCTACTGGACAGCAGCCTTTCCCCATTGCCAAGACACATCCCCTTTTTGCAACCTCCCTTCCCTTCTAA
- the LOC18780687 gene encoding uncharacterized protein LOC18780687 isoform X1, producing the protein MGCRNREFTDDETVSSSSLSEALLFATMCIIGLPVDVHVKDGSVYSGIFYTASVENEYGIVLKKARMTKKGKSDANVGNGTLIDTLVILSGDLVQVVAKGVLLPAADIAGNMAGDETEAVTGTVPSDVCIKNDAKKPIESAINKKKLNGVSRGAMQNGNGLAHGVTFTGAGKEHEGRNLPLKHGGNTMEVEHGKGEGMNLSECKMLLQADKVNDKKMTSKRLPSGVSCDPVTVIVNSDNQCCERTTSADISSDVVSSGVSTSFNPAADASCRRLVATSTEMVHPQGPEFNRSAKEFKLNPGAKTFSPSFTKPITSTPPSVPTVVSMGYIPNNSPMVAVPAAQPEVGSNPFPSRSSVPVKVVQYNNFTNGHGGSGSQFSQPIVGHVGSRVQTLRYPVQAGPTYVHPNSQAVMVGRFGQVVYMHPVSQDLVQGATAMSPLPARPVLTPHQVQFPKHQGPAAAQAFQLCAPPPFMATGQQPFPIAKTHPLFATSLPF; encoded by the exons atgggTTGCAGAAACAGAGAGTTCACAGACGACGAGActgtctcttcttcttcattaagTGAGGCCTTGCTTTTTGCCACCATGTGCATCATTGGTCTCCCAGTCGATGTTCACGTCAAGGACGGCTCTGTCTATTCTGGAATATTCTACACCGCCTCTGTGGAGAACGAATACG GTATTGTTCTGAAGAAAGCAAGGATGACTAAAAAGGGAAAGAGTGATGCTAATGTAGGAAATGGGACATTGATTGACACTCTAGTAATTCTCTCAGGTGACCTTGTTCAAGTTGTTGCTAAG GGAGTTTTGCTTCCAGCGGCTGATATTGCTGGAAATATGGCTGGTGACGAAACTGAAGCTGTTACGGGTACTGTTCCTTCTGATGTTTGTATAAAGAATGATGCGAAGAAGCCAATTGAGTCTGccataaataagaagaaattgaACGGTGTCAG CAGGGGCGCAATGCAAAATGGCAATGGACTTGCTCATGGCGTCACCTTCACAGGAGCTGGAAAGGAACATGAAGGGAGGAATTTGCCACTGAAACATGGTGGGAATACCATGGAAGTTGAACATGGGAAAGGTGAAGGGATGAACTTATCAGAG TGCAAAATGCTTCTGCAGGCTGATAAAGTTAATGATAAAAAGATGACATCAAAGCGATTGCCTTCCGGAGTATCTTGTGATCCTGTTACTGTAATTGTTAATTCAGACAATCAATGCTGTGAAAGGACAACTTCAGCAGACATTTCTTCTGATGTTGTTTCTTCAGGTGTCTCAACTTCATTTAATCCAGCTGCAGATGCTTCTTGTCGACGTTTGGTGGCAACATCAACTGAAATGGTCCATCCTCAGGGTCCAGAATTTAATAGAAGTGCCAAG GAATTTAAGCTCAACCCAGGAGCAAAAACATTCTCTCCATCTTTTACAAAGCCCATAACATCAACCCCTCCTTCGGTGCCAACAGTGGTGAGCATGGGTTATATACCAAACAACTCCCCCATGGTAGCTGTTCCTGCTGCTCAGCCAGAAGTCGGATCAAATCCTTTCCCATCTCGTTCATCTGTGCCTGTTAAGGTGGTCCAGTACAATAATTTCACCAATGGACATGGTGGCAGTGGTTCTCAATTTTCACAACCT ATTGTTGGACACGTGGGAAGCAGGGTGCAGACGCTTAGGTATCCTGTTCAGGCTGGACCTACCTATGTGCATCCAAATTCTCAAGCT GTTATGGTTGGACGGTTCGGGCAGGTTGTATACATGCATCCAGTTTCTCAA GATTTGGTTCAGGGTGCAACGGCTATGTCACCACTGCCTGCTCGTCCTGTGTTGACCCCACATCAGGTCCAGTTTCCGAAGCACCAAG GACCTGCAGCAGCCCAAGCTTTTCAGCTGTGTGCGCCTCCGCCGTTCATGGCTACTGGACAGCAGCCTTTCCCCATTGCCAAGACACATCCCCTTTTTGCAACCTCCCTTCCCTTCTAA
- the LOC18780687 gene encoding uncharacterized protein LOC18780687 isoform X3 encodes MGCRNREFTDDETVSSSSLSEALLFATMCIIGLPVDVHVKDGSVYSGIFYTASVENEYGIVLKKARMTKKGKSDANVGNGTLIDTLVILSGDLVQVVAKGVLLPAADIAGNMAGDETEAVTGTVPSDVCIKNDAKKPIESAINKKKLNGVSRGAMQNGNGLAHGVTFTGAGKEHEGRNLPLKHGGNTMEVEHGKGEGMNLSECKMLLQADKVNDKKMTSKRLPSGVSCDPVTVIVNSDNQCCERTTSADISSDVVSSGVSTSFNPAADASCRRLVATSTEMVHPQGPEFNRSAKEFKLNPGAKTFSPSFTKPITSTPPSVPTVVSMGYIPNNSPMVAVPAAQPEVGSNPFPSRSSVPVKVVQYNNFTNGHGGSGSQFSQPIVGHVGSRVQTLRYPVQAGPTYVHPNSQAVMVGRFGQVVYMHPVSQGATAMSPLPARPVLTPHQVQFPKHQGPAAAQAFQLCAPPPFMATGQQPFPIAKTHPLFATSLPF; translated from the exons atgggTTGCAGAAACAGAGAGTTCACAGACGACGAGActgtctcttcttcttcattaagTGAGGCCTTGCTTTTTGCCACCATGTGCATCATTGGTCTCCCAGTCGATGTTCACGTCAAGGACGGCTCTGTCTATTCTGGAATATTCTACACCGCCTCTGTGGAGAACGAATACG GTATTGTTCTGAAGAAAGCAAGGATGACTAAAAAGGGAAAGAGTGATGCTAATGTAGGAAATGGGACATTGATTGACACTCTAGTAATTCTCTCAGGTGACCTTGTTCAAGTTGTTGCTAAG GGAGTTTTGCTTCCAGCGGCTGATATTGCTGGAAATATGGCTGGTGACGAAACTGAAGCTGTTACGGGTACTGTTCCTTCTGATGTTTGTATAAAGAATGATGCGAAGAAGCCAATTGAGTCTGccataaataagaagaaattgaACGGTGTCAG CAGGGGCGCAATGCAAAATGGCAATGGACTTGCTCATGGCGTCACCTTCACAGGAGCTGGAAAGGAACATGAAGGGAGGAATTTGCCACTGAAACATGGTGGGAATACCATGGAAGTTGAACATGGGAAAGGTGAAGGGATGAACTTATCAGAG TGCAAAATGCTTCTGCAGGCTGATAAAGTTAATGATAAAAAGATGACATCAAAGCGATTGCCTTCCGGAGTATCTTGTGATCCTGTTACTGTAATTGTTAATTCAGACAATCAATGCTGTGAAAGGACAACTTCAGCAGACATTTCTTCTGATGTTGTTTCTTCAGGTGTCTCAACTTCATTTAATCCAGCTGCAGATGCTTCTTGTCGACGTTTGGTGGCAACATCAACTGAAATGGTCCATCCTCAGGGTCCAGAATTTAATAGAAGTGCCAAG GAATTTAAGCTCAACCCAGGAGCAAAAACATTCTCTCCATCTTTTACAAAGCCCATAACATCAACCCCTCCTTCGGTGCCAACAGTGGTGAGCATGGGTTATATACCAAACAACTCCCCCATGGTAGCTGTTCCTGCTGCTCAGCCAGAAGTCGGATCAAATCCTTTCCCATCTCGTTCATCTGTGCCTGTTAAGGTGGTCCAGTACAATAATTTCACCAATGGACATGGTGGCAGTGGTTCTCAATTTTCACAACCT ATTGTTGGACACGTGGGAAGCAGGGTGCAGACGCTTAGGTATCCTGTTCAGGCTGGACCTACCTATGTGCATCCAAATTCTCAAGCT GTTATGGTTGGACGGTTCGGGCAGGTTGTATACATGCATCCAGTTTCTCAA GGTGCAACGGCTATGTCACCACTGCCTGCTCGTCCTGTGTTGACCCCACATCAGGTCCAGTTTCCGAAGCACCAAG GACCTGCAGCAGCCCAAGCTTTTCAGCTGTGTGCGCCTCCGCCGTTCATGGCTACTGGACAGCAGCCTTTCCCCATTGCCAAGACACATCCCCTTTTTGCAACCTCCCTTCCCTTCTAA
- the LOC18780687 gene encoding uncharacterized protein LOC18780687 isoform X5 has translation MGCRNREFTDDETVSSSSLSEALLFATMCIIGLPVDVHVKDGSVYSGIFYTASVENEYGIVLKKARMTKKGKSDANVGNGTLIDTLVILSGDLVQVVAKGVLLPAADIAGNMAGDETEAVTGTVPSDVCIKNDAKKPIESAINKKKLNGVRGAMQNGNGLAHGVTFTGAGKEHEGRNLPLKHGGNTMEVEHGKGEGMNLSEADKVNDKKMTSKRLPSGVSCDPVTVIVNSDNQCCERTTSADISSDVVSSGVSTSFNPAADASCRRLVATSTEMVHPQGPEFNRSAKEFKLNPGAKTFSPSFTKPITSTPPSVPTVVSMGYIPNNSPMVAVPAAQPEVGSNPFPSRSSVPVKVVQYNNFTNGHGGSGSQFSQPIVGHVGSRVQTLRYPVQAGPTYVHPNSQAVMVGRFGQVVYMHPVSQDLVQGATAMSPLPARPVLTPHQVQFPKHQGPAAAQAFQLCAPPPFMATGQQPFPIAKTHPLFATSLPF, from the exons atgggTTGCAGAAACAGAGAGTTCACAGACGACGAGActgtctcttcttcttcattaagTGAGGCCTTGCTTTTTGCCACCATGTGCATCATTGGTCTCCCAGTCGATGTTCACGTCAAGGACGGCTCTGTCTATTCTGGAATATTCTACACCGCCTCTGTGGAGAACGAATACG GTATTGTTCTGAAGAAAGCAAGGATGACTAAAAAGGGAAAGAGTGATGCTAATGTAGGAAATGGGACATTGATTGACACTCTAGTAATTCTCTCAGGTGACCTTGTTCAAGTTGTTGCTAAG GGAGTTTTGCTTCCAGCGGCTGATATTGCTGGAAATATGGCTGGTGACGAAACTGAAGCTGTTACGGGTACTGTTCCTTCTGATGTTTGTATAAAGAATGATGCGAAGAAGCCAATTGAGTCTGccataaataagaagaaattgaACGGTGTCAG GGGCGCAATGCAAAATGGCAATGGACTTGCTCATGGCGTCACCTTCACAGGAGCTGGAAAGGAACATGAAGGGAGGAATTTGCCACTGAAACATGGTGGGAATACCATGGAAGTTGAACATGGGAAAGGTGAAGGGATGAACTTATCAGAG GCTGATAAAGTTAATGATAAAAAGATGACATCAAAGCGATTGCCTTCCGGAGTATCTTGTGATCCTGTTACTGTAATTGTTAATTCAGACAATCAATGCTGTGAAAGGACAACTTCAGCAGACATTTCTTCTGATGTTGTTTCTTCAGGTGTCTCAACTTCATTTAATCCAGCTGCAGATGCTTCTTGTCGACGTTTGGTGGCAACATCAACTGAAATGGTCCATCCTCAGGGTCCAGAATTTAATAGAAGTGCCAAG GAATTTAAGCTCAACCCAGGAGCAAAAACATTCTCTCCATCTTTTACAAAGCCCATAACATCAACCCCTCCTTCGGTGCCAACAGTGGTGAGCATGGGTTATATACCAAACAACTCCCCCATGGTAGCTGTTCCTGCTGCTCAGCCAGAAGTCGGATCAAATCCTTTCCCATCTCGTTCATCTGTGCCTGTTAAGGTGGTCCAGTACAATAATTTCACCAATGGACATGGTGGCAGTGGTTCTCAATTTTCACAACCT ATTGTTGGACACGTGGGAAGCAGGGTGCAGACGCTTAGGTATCCTGTTCAGGCTGGACCTACCTATGTGCATCCAAATTCTCAAGCT GTTATGGTTGGACGGTTCGGGCAGGTTGTATACATGCATCCAGTTTCTCAA GATTTGGTTCAGGGTGCAACGGCTATGTCACCACTGCCTGCTCGTCCTGTGTTGACCCCACATCAGGTCCAGTTTCCGAAGCACCAAG GACCTGCAGCAGCCCAAGCTTTTCAGCTGTGTGCGCCTCCGCCGTTCATGGCTACTGGACAGCAGCCTTTCCCCATTGCCAAGACACATCCCCTTTTTGCAACCTCCCTTCCCTTCTAA
- the LOC18780687 gene encoding uncharacterized protein LOC18780687 isoform X4, producing the protein MGCRNREFTDDETVSSSSLSEALLFATMCIIGLPVDVHVKDGSVYSGIFYTASVENEYGIVLKKARMTKKGKSDANVGNGTLIDTLVILSGDLVQVVAKGVLLPAADIAGNMAGDETEAVTGTVPSDVCIKNDAKKPIESAINKKKLNGVSRGAMQNGNGLAHGVTFTGAGKEHEGRNLPLKHGGNTMEVEHGKGEGMNLSEADKVNDKKMTSKRLPSGVSCDPVTVIVNSDNQCCERTTSADISSDVVSSGVSTSFNPAADASCRRLVATSTEMVHPQGPEFNRSAKEFKLNPGAKTFSPSFTKPITSTPPSVPTVVSMGYIPNNSPMVAVPAAQPEVGSNPFPSRSSVPVKVVQYNNFTNGHGGSGSQFSQPIVGHVGSRVQTLRYPVQAGPTYVHPNSQAVMVGRFGQVVYMHPVSQDLVQGATAMSPLPARPVLTPHQVQFPKHQGPAAAQAFQLCAPPPFMATGQQPFPIAKTHPLFATSLPF; encoded by the exons atgggTTGCAGAAACAGAGAGTTCACAGACGACGAGActgtctcttcttcttcattaagTGAGGCCTTGCTTTTTGCCACCATGTGCATCATTGGTCTCCCAGTCGATGTTCACGTCAAGGACGGCTCTGTCTATTCTGGAATATTCTACACCGCCTCTGTGGAGAACGAATACG GTATTGTTCTGAAGAAAGCAAGGATGACTAAAAAGGGAAAGAGTGATGCTAATGTAGGAAATGGGACATTGATTGACACTCTAGTAATTCTCTCAGGTGACCTTGTTCAAGTTGTTGCTAAG GGAGTTTTGCTTCCAGCGGCTGATATTGCTGGAAATATGGCTGGTGACGAAACTGAAGCTGTTACGGGTACTGTTCCTTCTGATGTTTGTATAAAGAATGATGCGAAGAAGCCAATTGAGTCTGccataaataagaagaaattgaACGGTGTCAG CAGGGGCGCAATGCAAAATGGCAATGGACTTGCTCATGGCGTCACCTTCACAGGAGCTGGAAAGGAACATGAAGGGAGGAATTTGCCACTGAAACATGGTGGGAATACCATGGAAGTTGAACATGGGAAAGGTGAAGGGATGAACTTATCAGAG GCTGATAAAGTTAATGATAAAAAGATGACATCAAAGCGATTGCCTTCCGGAGTATCTTGTGATCCTGTTACTGTAATTGTTAATTCAGACAATCAATGCTGTGAAAGGACAACTTCAGCAGACATTTCTTCTGATGTTGTTTCTTCAGGTGTCTCAACTTCATTTAATCCAGCTGCAGATGCTTCTTGTCGACGTTTGGTGGCAACATCAACTGAAATGGTCCATCCTCAGGGTCCAGAATTTAATAGAAGTGCCAAG GAATTTAAGCTCAACCCAGGAGCAAAAACATTCTCTCCATCTTTTACAAAGCCCATAACATCAACCCCTCCTTCGGTGCCAACAGTGGTGAGCATGGGTTATATACCAAACAACTCCCCCATGGTAGCTGTTCCTGCTGCTCAGCCAGAAGTCGGATCAAATCCTTTCCCATCTCGTTCATCTGTGCCTGTTAAGGTGGTCCAGTACAATAATTTCACCAATGGACATGGTGGCAGTGGTTCTCAATTTTCACAACCT ATTGTTGGACACGTGGGAAGCAGGGTGCAGACGCTTAGGTATCCTGTTCAGGCTGGACCTACCTATGTGCATCCAAATTCTCAAGCT GTTATGGTTGGACGGTTCGGGCAGGTTGTATACATGCATCCAGTTTCTCAA GATTTGGTTCAGGGTGCAACGGCTATGTCACCACTGCCTGCTCGTCCTGTGTTGACCCCACATCAGGTCCAGTTTCCGAAGCACCAAG GACCTGCAGCAGCCCAAGCTTTTCAGCTGTGTGCGCCTCCGCCGTTCATGGCTACTGGACAGCAGCCTTTCCCCATTGCCAAGACACATCCCCTTTTTGCAACCTCCCTTCCCTTCTAA